The genomic window ACAGGGTCCTGAGGGTCCTTTTGAGGGAGTTTACAAATGCTGTAATATCTCCCAAAAAAGATAGGATAGGAACCAAGGAGGAAAAACTCTATAGGCTTATATCTAATAACTATAGGTTTTTGAAGGATAGATATCCCTACAAAAATAAACTCTACAATGAACTGAGATTAGTTACAGATTTTATCTGCGGTATGACAGACTCTTATGCTTTAGAGCTTTATCAATCAGTAATGGCCATAAAATTTTAGCCCCTATAGGGGCTTTTGTTTATTATACAATCGGAGGTGCCTGATGGAAACGACCTACCTTGTAGCTTTAGAAATTTTAGTAGTGAGCCTGGCCTTTTGCTACCTACCTGTAAGAATGGCATTAGTTTTTTCTGTTTTTGTTATTGCAATGACTTTTTTCAGGAAAAAGAGATCACCGCTACTATGGATAATCCCGTTATTATTTGTGCTAAGAATTTTTACCGGGGTGGATCTCGTTGATCATACTTCCGGAGAAAACCTTGTTTTAAAGGTTGATGGAGGCAAAGGCAGGATCGAAAGAATAAACGGAAAAATCCCTATAAAAGATTTATATTTTTTTGGAAATAACTTAGAGGATGGGAAGTCTGAAATAACAGGGAAACTCAAAGAAAAAAATAAAAATGGGAACAGGGAGTATTTTCAGCTTGAGTCGTTTCAGATGACTCCTATTGAAAAAGGTGCTGTTAACGGCTATCTAGACCATAAAATACAAGGGCTCACAAGGAATTATTCTGGAGATATGGAAAAATTTTACAGGGCTGTGATCATGGGAGAAAAGACTGGTCTTTCAGAGGAAGTCAAGGATATGTTTTCCTATACAGGAACCTCTCATCTCATAGTTATATCCGGACTGCATATAGGGGTAATAATAGCAATAATATTAATGTTGTCAGCTAAGCTCCCTTTTCAAAGAGAGGTGAGGTATTTTTTTGCTGCTGTGATACTGACCCTCTATACAGCAGGAGTTGGACTAGCACCTTCGGTCCTCCGTGCCTATATAATGGGGATGTGTTACATAGGAGGGGAACTTTTTTATGAAAAAACAGACCCGAAAAAATCCCTTTCTGTGGCTTTTATACTATCTTTGCTGGTAAACCCTGTCTCGACTATGGAGCTGTCCTTTCAGATGTCTTTTATGGCTGTAATTGCCATTATTTTCATATATCCAAAGTTAGTAAAAAAAACCGAGTCTTCTCTGAGACCTGGTTTTATTAAGAAAGTTCTTCTTTTTGCTGCTATGAGTGTTACAATACAGATTTTTTTAACCCCGATATTTTTGGTTTACTTCAGGACTATTCCTGTCTTTTCGTTTCTCGTAAATCTAGTCGCTATCCCCTTGGGGGTAATCTTTGTCCAGGTGGCCTTCGGAGCACTTGTTCTTTCGATTGTGGGGGCCGGGGGGATTCTAATGCCAACTGTTAATCTGAGCTATAATATTTTGATCAGATTTATAGAGGTGGCTTCAAAAATACCAGTTCTCTCTGTAAATTATTACGGAACAAAGAAAAGCTCTATGATATTTTTGCTCTATTCTGCTATTTTCGGACTGGTTTTTCTAAAAAGCAGATGGAGGGCATTGACTGTGATTCCATGTCTGGCAATGTTGTTTGTCGGTGCCGCATCCCCACCAGAGGTTTTAAATTATAAGGGTATGGTATATTATAAAAAAAATCCTGGATTTTTGATTATGGGAAGGGAGATAACCGAGAGGGATATTTATTTTCTTAGGGATAACGGGGTGGAAGGTATAGAGGTGCTTATAACAAGCAACAAGATAAGTGAAAGATTTAAAAAAATATTGGGGATATCCCAAGAGGTAAGGCTCTCTGAAGGAGATGAAGTTAAAATTAAAGATAAAAGATTTAGAAATAGCAAAGGTAAGATTGTTGAATTATAAAGAATTGAAAAAAAGATTCAGATATGATAATTTATACATAATAGAGGTGATACAATGAAGAATTTTATAAAAGAGTTTAAATATCTAAACTCCAATGCTCCAACGTCCACAAAGGTTATATATGGAATACTAGGAGGGCTCCTGATTCTTACCATGGTTAAAAAATTGATTGTTCAGCCATTCACCGGGGTCATGATAGGAATACTTATCTTTTCTGTTATGCTTCATGAGATAGCCCACGGACTGGCGGCATATATAAATGGAGATTCAACTGCAAAAGATGAAGGTCGATTGACCATGAATCCTGTGAAGCATTTAGATCCGTTAGGAACTCTTCTTCCGATATTTTTGATCGCAACTGGGGCCACCTTTGTCATAGGCTGGGCAAAGCCTGTACCTGTAAATTACAGGAACCTCAGAGACAAAAAATGGGGAGTTTTTCAGGTATCAGTGGCAGGAGTTTTAACCAATTTCATTCTTGCTTTTATAGGTGCCACTATGATCAAGTTCATGGGGCTCTACCTGTACCAAAGAGGGCTCATGGGTGCTGTTTCCTATCTTATAAGAATAAATTTGGTCTTGGGTATATTTAATCTGATTCCCATACCGCCACTTGACGGGTCTAAGGTGGTTTCTAGTCTGGGGAGCTATAAAGTTAAGCAGATTTTTTATAGCATGGAGTCATACGGGTTTTATATAATAATAGCACTGGCATGGTTTGGTCTTTTAGGGGATATAATAAACCCTTTCTACCAGCTTGCTGTAAAAATATTGAACGCTTATATAAATTAAGGAGAAGTCATGATTATAGAAGTATTAAACACCGTAGGAATAGTGGCATTTTCTGTCTCTGGAGCTTTAAAAGGTGAAAAACATAAACTTGATATATTTGGTATAGTGGTCTTGGGAGTTATAACAGCAGTTGGTGGCGGGATAATAAGGGATGTGATACTCAACCAGGTTCCTGATTCTATAGTCCACGAAAGAGATGCATATTTGGCCGTTTTTACGGCGATAGTGTCCTACATAATCTACCATGATAAACTTGAAGGGAAACTTTCCCGTATAATAAAAGTTTCAGATGCTGCTGGACTTGCTGCATTTACAGTCATAGGGGCTCAAAAGGGGCTGGCAAATGATCTCGGAATCCTAGGGGTTTCTGTTATGGCGACTCTTACGGGTGTAGGGGGAGGTGTCTTAAGGGACATACTTGTAAATGAGATCCCATTTATACTAAAAGAAGATGTGTATGCATTTCTTTGTCTAGTAGGAGGTGGAGTTTACTGGTCTGGAATAAAGCTAGGATTTTCAGAAGCTCTTATGATGAACACCGTGATGTTTTCAATTTTCATAATAAGAATTATGGCAATTGTGTTTAATCTTCAACTTCCGTCAAAAGGGAGGTCGAAAAATGCAAACAGTTGAAAGAGAATGCCGCATAGAATTTGAAGAAAAAAAATCCAAGTTCATAGGATATATAAAACCTGTTTCCTCAAAGGAGGAGGCGGAAAATTTTATACAGGCTATAAAAAGAAAACACAGTGATGCCACCCACAACTGCAGTGCTTATAAAGTCACAGAAAATGGGCAGGAATATTACAAGGTCGATGATGACGGAGAACCAGGTGGGACTGCAGGAAAGCCTATAGGGGAGATTATGAATCTTTTAGATGTAAATAATCTCGTGGTGGTTGTCACTAGATATTTCGGAGGTGTAAAACTCGGAGCAGGGGGACTTGTGAGAAACTATGCAAAGGCTGCTAAGTTGGCTGTGCAGGAAGCAGGTATAGAGGAGTATGTTCATTTAAAAAAATATGTAGCCGATTTTTCCTATGATAAGGTGAATGAGGTAGATAATATTATAAATTCTGATGGTGGTAAAATTCTTGAAAAAGAGTTTATGGACAAGGTGACCTACAGAATTTTGGTAAAAGGTGAGACTGAGTCTCACTTAAAAGAGATCAAGGGACTTGTAATATTTCAAATATAAGAAAGCCTCACTTTTAAAGTGAGGCTTTCTTTAAGATCTCTTATTTTGGTTGAAAATTATTTTTTTGATCCAACCTTCATGAGCATAACCCTTGCAACCTTTGGATT from uncultured Ilyobacter sp. includes these protein-coding regions:
- a CDS encoding ComEC/Rec2 family competence protein, with amino-acid sequence METTYLVALEILVVSLAFCYLPVRMALVFSVFVIAMTFFRKKRSPLLWIIPLLFVLRIFTGVDLVDHTSGENLVLKVDGGKGRIERINGKIPIKDLYFFGNNLEDGKSEITGKLKEKNKNGNREYFQLESFQMTPIEKGAVNGYLDHKIQGLTRNYSGDMEKFYRAVIMGEKTGLSEEVKDMFSYTGTSHLIVISGLHIGVIIAIILMLSAKLPFQREVRYFFAAVILTLYTAGVGLAPSVLRAYIMGMCYIGGELFYEKTDPKKSLSVAFILSLLVNPVSTMELSFQMSFMAVIAIIFIYPKLVKKTESSLRPGFIKKVLLFAAMSVTIQIFLTPIFLVYFRTIPVFSFLVNLVAIPLGVIFVQVAFGALVLSIVGAGGILMPTVNLSYNILIRFIEVASKIPVLSVNYYGTKKSSMIFLLYSAIFGLVFLKSRWRALTVIPCLAMLFVGAASPPEVLNYKGMVYYKKNPGFLIMGREITERDIYFLRDNGVEGIEVLITSNKISERFKKILGISQEVRLSEGDEVKIKDKRFRNSKGKIVEL
- a CDS encoding site-2 protease family protein; protein product: MKNFIKEFKYLNSNAPTSTKVIYGILGGLLILTMVKKLIVQPFTGVMIGILIFSVMLHEIAHGLAAYINGDSTAKDEGRLTMNPVKHLDPLGTLLPIFLIATGATFVIGWAKPVPVNYRNLRDKKWGVFQVSVAGVLTNFILAFIGATMIKFMGLYLYQRGLMGAVSYLIRINLVLGIFNLIPIPPLDGSKVVSSLGSYKVKQIFYSMESYGFYIIIALAWFGLLGDIINPFYQLAVKILNAYIN
- a CDS encoding trimeric intracellular cation channel family protein, which encodes MIIEVLNTVGIVAFSVSGALKGEKHKLDIFGIVVLGVITAVGGGIIRDVILNQVPDSIVHERDAYLAVFTAIVSYIIYHDKLEGKLSRIIKVSDAAGLAAFTVIGAQKGLANDLGILGVSVMATLTGVGGGVLRDILVNEIPFILKEDVYAFLCLVGGGVYWSGIKLGFSEALMMNTVMFSIFIIRIMAIVFNLQLPSKGRSKNANS
- a CDS encoding YigZ family protein, with the translated sequence MQTVERECRIEFEEKKSKFIGYIKPVSSKEEAENFIQAIKRKHSDATHNCSAYKVTENGQEYYKVDDDGEPGGTAGKPIGEIMNLLDVNNLVVVVTRYFGGVKLGAGGLVRNYAKAAKLAVQEAGIEEYVHLKKYVADFSYDKVNEVDNIINSDGGKILEKEFMDKVTYRILVKGETESHLKEIKGLVIFQI